The region GTGTCGGCAGGTAACGGTCAGGCCGCTTTGCAGATCTCTTTCACGGATTGCATAACGGCCTTCGGGTCGAAGACGCGCTCCAGCCAGCCTTCGCGGAAAATTTGAGGTTTGGCCTGCTCGATCGCATGCAAGGCACCGTCCGAGAAGCGGCCTTCCGGGAAGACTTCGAAGGCGATGGAAAGTCCGATGTTGATGTGCCCCAGCACGAACTCGACAGCGGCCTGACGCGGCACGCCGCGCCGAATCGCCTCTTCGGTGGCCTCACGAAGAGCGATGCACATAGTAATCGCGACTGTTTCTGAGAGGGCGGGCTCAAGGATCGCGATCTGCTCGACCGTACAGCGATGGGCCGCGATGACGGGCTTGTAGATCGTGCGGGCGATCTCCTCGCAGAGGGCGTAATGCTCCTCGGGACCTTGCATCAGGGCACATACGATATGCTGCTTGGCTTTTACGCCGCCGAAGAAGTCGTTCTTGGCCTCGGGGTCGGTTTCGTCGTTGAACACCGATGGGTGACAGGGATGAGTGACGAAGTATGTCACATCCGGTCTGTTAGGCATTTCGCCGGCGTGCGGCGCGGCGGCATCGAGCACGATGAATGCCGTGCCGGACCGGACCTTGTCGATAATACTGTGTGCGATCTTGCCGATCAGCCGGTCCGGAACGGCCATGACAACGACGTCCGCTCCGGCAAGAGCCTGATCCTGATCAACGCAGTCTACCCCGATGGCAGATGCCAAACGTTGGCGCCCGTCTTCGGAAATCTCGACGTGGTCAACGTCAAACCGTGATCCACGCAGGTTAGTGGCCAGGCGGACCCCCATCTTTCCACCGGCGCCGAGCAATGCGATCTTCGTCATCTTTCTCTCCTCGTTCAGTATTGGGGACAGGCTCCGCCCTGCCTCACAGCGCAGAAAAAGTCGGGCGCTCCGATCTGCCCACCCTTGAGCGCAATTTCGAGTTGAGCATGGGCTGGATCGTCCGTGTACGCCCGGCAGAGTGGCGAACCGGGAGCAATCGGTGCTGTGGCGGTGAGCGCGTAGATGCCGAGCTCGCGGGCGGCATGGCCGGATGTATCGCCTCCGGCGATGACTGCGCGCGTGAGCCGGGCACGCCGCATAACTCTGTCTAGGATCCGTCCAAGGCCAGATCCAATCCGATCATTGATCTCCCCGGCAGACTGCCCGCTCGCCTCGACGGCGGACGCCACGCAGGCGAGCGCGGGGTCGTCCGGGCCGGCGGCCGTGAAGACGAGCGGATCCCTCTCCGCAGCAATGGCTGCGAGTGCTTGATCCTCAGCCCGTCCGAGCTCCCGTTCCCATTCCCGTCTGTCCGCAGCCTGTGCAGCATCGAGCCGGATCCCGGCAAACCCGTTTTGCTCCGCGAACGCGATTTGTCCCGCGGTTACCGGCGAGCACGAACCGGAGACGCAGACAATCCGCTCGACCGAGGCGGACCGGAACTCACGGCGTGGCTTGTCGAGCAGGCCTGTGGCCTGCCAATGAGCAACCAGAGCATTCTCCAAGCCTTGTGAACCTACCGCGAAAATCCGGTCCCCGCGGTTTTCCCAAACCAGTCGACCGGCTGCAGCAAGCGTCTCGCCGTCGGCGACATCGATTGCCACGATCTCGGCCCCCCGGGCGCGTTCGTCCTTCAGCCTTGTGACGGCTTCGCCACGCTTCAGGGCAAGATAATCGACCAGACCGATGTCTTTATTGGTCTGCTGCTGGAGGTGCCGGCGGACATCCGCTTCGCTCATGGGAGTGACCGGGTGGCAGGACATGGTTGGATGCCGGTCGAGCCGGTAACCAACATCATCCGCGACAGCGAACAGGTTGCCGAAGACTTGGTAGCGCCCAATCGGCGGATCCGCAACGATGAGCGGATGCCAATCGCCGCCAAGCTTAGGAGCCGCGAGATCGATCGCCCGCCCGATCGAGCCGACGTGTGGTGCCGAGTCGAAGGTCGAGCAGACTTTGTAATGTGCAATGGGAGCATTAAGCGCTGCCATCGTCTCAAAGATTCGGGGTAGATTCGCCGTCATCCAGTTCGGCGACTGCGACCGGGCAATGCCTGCGATCCCAATGCCCCGGTATCCTGCAAACCTCGCGAACTGCTCCGCCGTCGGGGTATCAAGAAAGAGCACCGTGGGGAGGCCGGCGAAGGTCAGGGCCTCCATGACCGAGGTCGAGCCGGTGAAATCGTCGCCGTAGAAGCTGACGAGAAGACCGTCCGGCAGGACATTCGAGACAGCCATGTCGCTCATGCTGAGCGGGCCTCCAAGGCCTTGGCGAGGGCGGGATGCTCACGGGCGTAGTCGCCGAGCGGGATGCCGGCCAAGGTCGCCTCCCAGGCCTCGCGCAGGCCCGACACGCCAGCGGCGGGACCATCGGGGTGAGCCATGATGCCCCCTCCCGCCGTGACGATCAGGTCCGCCGATTCGAGCCCCGCATAGGTGCCCGGCGCCTGCTTGGCGGATTGGCCCGAGGAGAAGACCGGCATGGTGATGCAAGGCTTGTCCGCAAACATCGGGGTGAGGCAGGCCCGGGCCGAGGTGATGACACTCTCGTCCGACTCTGAGAATTTGCTCTGCAGACCATTCACATGCATGTGGTCGGCGCCCGCGAGCCGCCAGATCTTTTGCCAGGCGACGTAAGACCAACCCAACACGGGCGAGCGGGAGAGATAGCCCCAGCCGTTGCGATGGGCGTGGATCGGCAGTTGCGAGAACCGCCCCAGTTCGACCATGCCGACGAGGCCCACCGAGTTGAGGCTGGCCATGATGCAGGTGCCGCCAAGCTCGAGGACAAGATCGTGGCGACGCCGCATCTGATCGAGCTCACCGGTGAGATTGAAGGCATACATCACCTTCTTGCCCGTGCGGTCCTCGTGATCGTTGATGACGCGCATCACGGCGCGGACCCGCTCGTCGAAGGGACAATGTGGTCCGTCGGATTGAAGCTCATCGTCCTTGATGAAGTCGATGCCGGCTTCGCACAGGGTCTTGGTCAGCGCAGCGGTTTCCTCGGGTCCAAAACCAACGCTTGGCTTGATGATGGTCCCGATCAGGGGGAGAGCCTCGACGCCGGCGAGGCGGCGCGTCCCGGAAATGCCGAACTTCGGGCCTGGATAGCCCTGCGCGAAGGCGGTGGGCAGGCGCATGTCGAGAAGGCGCAGGCCTGAGAACTGGCGCAGCTCGAACAGGTTCCCTGCAACCGTGGCGACCAGATTGGGCAGCGACGGGCCGATGTTGTCGAGTGGCCAGGACAGCGTGACGCGCGCCTGCCGCCGGATCGGATCGGCCACGCCCTTGGGGTTTGCCGAGCCTGGAAGCGAAGGCTGTGGTATCTCTCCGTTCTGAATGTCCAGCGCTTCGATGCGGGCTGCCGATCGTGCCTTCAGCTCCGGAGTTTCACCGGGAACTGGGACGAACGTTCCGCTCGACTGCTCCCCTGCCATCGCCTCGGCCGCGGCACGGGGCTCGAAGGTCGTCTCGATAAGATAATCGGCCTCGATGCGGGTCGGATCGCTCACAGCGTGCCCTCTCACGTGCATCTCTGTACGGAATTCGGCAAGGCTGCCCTCGCCACAGCCCCACCCATTCGGATTTGATGGGGCATCAACATCCAGGCAGCTCTTAAAGCTGGGTGTCTGGATCAAGGAGCCAAGGCTTGGTGGGCTTGTGCATGGCGTTCCTCCTGTTTGACATCCGGCGCGGTCGCTCAAGCCTGAAGGGGACGAGTGCAAATAAGCGCTTTCTATATCGGCTTCTGCGCTCTTGATGGCGCATTCCTCCCTTCGCCTGGCGGTGTGCGGACAGAAGAGTTGCTTTAATCGTCGTATGGTAACAGTTAGCATACTCATTATACCAGCAGACCAGAACGTGCAAGGAGTTTCCGCACAAATGAGCGATGTTGCGATCAATTTCTTTTGCAGGTTGGGCGATCGCGGGACTGGCTAGGCAGCTAGCAGAACGGTGAGCAGACCATCGCGATGAGTTGGATCAGAGAAGTGTCTAATAGCAAAGGGACAGTTCATCAGGCGCCAAGCAGCGATTGCCAGGCTGCCGCACATTCCATCAGGCGCCGCTTTTGAGCGAGCTGCAGGTGGATTAGACAGACCACGCGTTACGCACATGCGTTGCCCAGCGCAAGAGCGCGATGATCGCACCTTGAGCTATAATCATTATACCAATATGATAGAAACTCTGAGAAAGGTTCGGTCCCTGGAGCTGTTTCGTCCCTTGAGCGGGTTCACCAATTCAGGCAACAGAGATCAGGCTAAAGAAGCAGGGATGTTGTGACGGCACCAACTGACGCAATTGTTCGCCGGAAGCTCTCGGATGAGGTGTTCGACCGGTTGAGGCTGATGGTAACCTCTGGAGAACTCAACCCAGGCGACATGATGCCGTCGGAGCGCGAGCTCATGGAGCGCTTCCGTGTGGGCCGTCCAGCCATTCGCGAAGCGATGCAGGCCCTCAATAACATGGGGCTGATCACCATCACTCACGGTGAGCGCGCGAGGGTTCGCCAGCTGACCGCGCGCTCGCTCTTCGAGCAGGTCGACGCGACAGCCCAAATCCTGCTCTCTACCTCCCCAACCTCTCTCTATCATTTGAAGAATGCGAGGCGATTCTTCGAGCGCGGCATGGTGCGGGAAGCTGCCCTCAAGGCCAGCAAAGACGATGTAGCCCATCTGAGGCAGACACTGGAGCGGCAACGGCATAGCCTGGGTAATGCTGCTCCGTTCATTAATGAGGATATGAGATTTCATGCGCAGATTGCCGCGATCTCAGGGAATCCCATCTTCGAGGCAGTCAGCGAGGCCATGCTCAGTTGGTTGAAGGAATACCACACCGAGTTGCTGATCTGGTCCGGCAAGGAAAAGTTCACGTTGTCCGAACATGAGGAGATTATCGATCGGATAGAAGCTGGAGATCCTGACGGAGCAGAGGCGGCAATGACCAAGCATCTCGATCGGTCCGCCTCTCTGTACGAGCATCATCCCAACTCTAGTGAGAAGGATAAGGCCGAGACAAAGCCAAACCGAAAGCCAAGCACCAGGAAGCCCGGTCGCGCCAAGGTCAGCCCCAAGGGCCGCTAGCGCATCGTGTGATCCGGAAATTGTACCCACTTTCTGGAACGATGCTCTAAGATTCGCTGCATATCTTCAGGCTGCCTCAAGGCGGGTGATGGCAAACGGCTCCATCTCAAAGGCGCCGTTACGTACGTTCATTGTAGTGCCCAGTGAGCCAAGAGACGCGGACTCGACCGAGTGCTGGTCAAGGGTGATCATCTTCCAGAGAGAATTTTCAGAGACTATTCGGACACTCTGCTTCCGATCTGTCACATTGGCCGCCCAAATCGTTGGACGCCCTTGTTCACCGATGACGCCGATTGCGAGGATGTCAGACGGGCGACTCGACCGGCATCCGACCAGTTCCTTGCCAGCGAGGGAGCACAAGCCGGAAGCGGCATGGAAGACAGGCCTGATCTGACCCGCGCCAGACCCATCCCGCAGGAGGCCGAACGGACCTGTCAGAGCCCCGATTGTGAGCACCTCGAGCTTTGCTTTGTCAGTGCGCGCCGCATATCCGATCGTCCACGCCGCTGCGAAGAGGCTGTCTTGTCGGGGATCCCATGAGGCCATGGCAATCCGTTCATTGTTCGGATTATCCATCGTGCGGGAGCCGTACGGATTCTGGCGCATCCCAATCGTCGATGGTCCAATCCAGTATGGCTTATCCCCGATGAAGGCACGCGCCGAGCGCGTGATGAACGGGAGCGCTTCGAGCGACTGCATTACGCTCAGGTCATCGGCTGCATGCACGATCGGGCAGGTACAATGGGTCACGAAGCCAAGTTTCTCGACCGGCACACGCTTGCGATTGAGTTCCGTGAAATAGCTGAACATGCCGCCGCCGAGCCGGATATTCGGAAAGGCTTTCTGCGCAGACGCATAGACATCCCCAAGCGGCGGACACTCGGGCCATGCGCTGCCAGGCGGCGTCGATTGTCGGTCTACAGAGGGAGACACAGCTATGGCCGAAAGCGACAGTCCCGCGGTCCGCACCAGCTCGGCAACCTGCTCAAGTTCAACCTCATGTGGCTCGCGGCACGCGAAAACACACTCAAGCACCATTTCAGCCGGATAAGCGGCTGCAATCCTTGCGAACCCCTTTATCGCCTCAAGCCCATGCCCTGCCGTCGGATCGAAATGACAAAGAAGGACCTGAGGACCTGCCTCCCGCAGGCGCTCAATATTTGCAAGGGTGGCTTCGATCTCCTCCGGAGCGATCACAAGCCCGATCTTGGGCGATGCCCCGGTGGCCGGCTCAAGGGAGATTTCAACGGCCTCCTGCCTGTGAGCGGTGCTTGTGTCGGATAGCGGTTGCCGTTGATCATCGATGGTAAGCGCAACCGTCTGTCGATCAGCAATGCCTCGCGGCATGGTATAAGGCCAAGGCAACGCCAAAGGCCGGACGTACGTCTTGTAGGAGGCATCAGACCAATTTCGTTGATCCTCCATCTCCCACACCCCACCCTCCATCCGGCAGTTCGCGGTCAGTCCGGGGCCAACCCGATGGGAAATCGCGCGCATGTCCTTGAACGGCTGCCACGGCTCGATCAGGTCTGGGAGACCTGATTGCTCCATCTCACCGTCCGTATGTTCGACCGTGACGGGCGTTCCTGCCAGGTCCACGATGGGGTGGAGAATGCAAAAGCCACACCGGTTCGTAAGAAAATCCGTCTCAGGCTCGGCCACGACATCGAACGTGACCCCTGCCTCTGTGCCATGGATTGCGGCACGGTAGGTTAGGTTCTGATCCCCCGAGCCCCGGCAGGCCGCATGGTAGGTGACGGTAAACTCGTCGGCGCTTTCGCAAACAACCAACTCGTCGATGACGGGGGAGTACGTCCCCCAGTCTTTGTCACGGACAACATAGGAGATGGCGCGAAGCACCTCCAGACCATCGTAAGAGATGGTCCTCAGATTGCCCTCGACCAACTCGGCCGTCAGCCGTCCTGCCGTCAGGCGACGCACCGCGACCGGGCTCTGCTCGGTGCCGAAAAACGTCTGAAGCAAGGTCTTGTCCATGACGAGCCTAGCCATTGGTCAGGTCAATCGTTCGGCCGGTTGCGGCGCTCCGATAGGCCGCCTCCACCAGCGCTAACGTCTTGAGATTGTCGTGTCCGGACGTTGCCGGTTCTTGCCGTTGCCGCAGGCACTCAACCCAGTGGCTCTGGATCGCGAGCACACTCTCCTGGATGGTATGCCACGGCTTGCTTGCCCATGGCAGAAGAGTTGGAGCGACATCTCTGGTTTCTACCCCCTGCGGGCTGGTCACGACCATCTGATAGCCTTGGCCGATCCTGATGGAGCCGTCACTCCCGTCGACCTCGACGAGCGTTTCGGGAAAGGGTTCCGTTGCCAAGCGGGTGGCATAGCTGCAGTCGACCACCGAGGTGGCGCCATTCGTATGATCGAGCAGCATGGTGGCAACATCTTCGCCACGGATCGCCGGATTGACCCGCTGCGTTCTCGCTGCAATGCGTGAGGCATCGCCGAGCAGAAAGCGTGCGATGTCGAGAATGTGGATTCCCAAGTCCTCGATGATGAACCGTTCACCCTCCGCGAGGTAAGGTTGACCGGAGAAGACGTCGTAGGCCGACCGGAACGAGACCCGCGCAAAGAAAGGTCTCCCGATCCGTCCTGATCTGATCACGTCCGCGACCGCTTGGATGGGGGTCTGCCACCGGAAGTTTTCGTGGACCATCAGCGGGATCCCCGCCGCCTCGCAGGCACGAACCATGGCGCGCGCATCGTCCATGGAAGGGGCGAACGGCTTCTGGCAAATGGCAGGAACCCGGTGCTGCGCCGCCATCTCAACCAGCACCCGGTGGGTCCCCACTGTCGTGGCGATATCGACGAAGTCAAGCTTCTCGCGCGCAAAGAGATCGGCCGCATCCGTGTACCGGGACTGAATTCCAAATCTGTCGCCATAGTCGGCCAAGCGGGCCGAGTCACGGTCGCAGATGGCTATGATCGTCGCCCCGGGGGCATCTTGCCAGGCATGAAGATGGTTGGCGGCAAAAAAGCCACAGCCGATGAGAGCGCCACGCAATTCCATGATCACACCGTCCGGGCCAGTTGAAGGGAGGCAACGCGCTGCTGGAGTCGATGCTGGGCCTGGTCGACGACCACGGCCGCCACGATCACCAGGCCTTTGATCACAGTCTGCCAGAAGGAGCTTACGCCCATCATGACGAGGCCGTCCGACAGAACACCGATCACGAACGCTCCTATGATCGTGCCCCCGACGCTGCCACGGCCGCCCGACATGGATGTGCCGCCAAGGACGGCGGCCGCGATCGCATTGAGCTCAAACGTCTCGCCGGTCGCCGGGTGGGACGCCATGAGTTCCGACGAGATGATGAGTCCGACGGTCGCTGCGCAAAAGCCAGAGAACATATAGACGAGCATTTTGACACGCCGTACCCGGATACCCGACAAGGCTGCCGCCCGCTCGTTCCCGCCCACGGCGAAGATGTGCCGACCCAGTGGCATCTTCCGGGCGACGTAGCTCGCCATTGCGCCAATCGCGACCAGGATCCAGATGGAAAGCGGCAAGCCCAGCAGCGTGCCGGATCCGAGGATACCAAAGCCTGTGGTGCCCAGTTCCGGTTTGCCAACGAGGTTTGGAAACGTCCGCCCGTCAGAGGACAAAAGAGCAATGCCACGAGCCATGTAGAGGGTACCTAGGGTTGCTATGAATGGCGCTACGTTCAACCGTGTGATCAGCAAGCCATTGATGGCGCCGATCAGGACGCCCACGGCCAAAGTAATAAGAATGACCTCGACAACATTGAAGTAGATGGTCCAGCCGATCTGCAGATCTATGCCGTACAGGAGCAAGCCGCCGGCGACCATGCCGCACAGGCCCACAATTGAACCGATGGACAGGTCGATGCCCCCCGTCACGATGACGAAGGTCATGCCAATCGCCAGGATCGCATTTAGTGCGACATGCTTTGACATCAGCACCAGGTTGGCTGTGCTCAAAAAGTTTGGCGCGGCAACCGAGAAAAAGATCAGCACCGCGAACAGTGCGATGAAGGTACGAAGCTTCATTAAGCCCAAGGCAACGGCACTGCCGTTCCAGGCGGTTCGCGAGTTGCCGATGGTCTGTGTGGCGGCCATGCGGATCACCCTTGGGTTGGCTGCAATAAAGGTTGGGGCCTGTGGCCGACGGCGGACGCCTCGACAATCTGATCCTGAGTTGCGGTCGCCCGATCAAAGACATCGATGAGACGGCCATTGCTCAAGACGGCGATCCGGTCGGAAAGTGCCATGACCTCCTCGAGGTCGGAGGTCACGAAAAGAATGCCGAGCCCCTCCGCCGCGAGCTGCCGCATCGTTTTGAAGACATCGGCCTTGGCCCCTACATCGATCCCTCGGCTGGGCTCGTCCATGAGCAGGACTTTGGGGCCGGTCATCAGGGCTTTGCCGATGACGACCTTTTGCTGGTTCCCGCCGCTGAGGGCGGAGACTTCAATGGCAGGATCGGATACCTTGATCGTCAAATCGCCGATGGCCTTGCGGACCGCTCCCGTCTCGGCCTTGCTTTGGATCTGAAAGCCGCGCAGGAACTTGTGAAGGCTCGCCATGGTAAGATTGTTGGCGACTGACTGAATGGGCACGAGACCTTCCCGCTGCCGGTCCTCTGGAATCAAGGAAATGCCATGCCGGATCCGGCTGGTCACATCTTTGGTTTCGAGCTTGGTCCCTTCGACAAAAATGCTTCCGGATGCCCGCTCATGATCGCCGATGATGCATTCGAGGAACTCGCTTCGCCCGGCCCCCAGCAAACCATAGATCCCAACAATCTCCCCTGCCCTCACCGAGAGTGACACGTGATCGACGAGGTACCCTCCTGTGTCTCGTGGAAGGCACACCTCTTCTGCCCGAAACACTTCAGGGCCGATGACGTGATGATCGGGCTTGGCAAAGGGCTTAGTGTCGGACCCGATCATCTGTCGTACGATCCACGGAACGCCAACGTCGCGAATCCGGCTGCGGGCTGTGACTTGGCCGTCGCGCAGGACGGTGACGAAGTCGCCGATGCGGATCAACTCCTCCAGCCGATGTGAAATATAGACGATCGCAACACCGCGCGCCTTCAAGTCGGCAATGACCCGAAACAGGACCTCCACCTCGGCCGCACTCAGGGCCGAGGTCGGCTCGTCCATGATGAGGATGCGGGCATCCTGCATCACGGCCTTGGCGATCTCGACAAGCTGCTGTTGACCGACGCGCAGCGTCTCGACCAGCGTCCCCGGGTCAATGCGGGCCTGCAGCCGTGCGAGGACCTCTGCCGCCCGCCTCTCCTGCTCCCGATGGTCAATCCCAAGCACGCCATGGGTGATCTCGCGAGCAGCGAATATATTCTCCGCCACGGACAGGTTGCCGAACAGATTAAGCTCCTGGAAGACGATCCCGATGCCCTGCCGCAGTGCGTCGGCGGAGTTTTTGAGCTCCACCGGGATGCCATCGACGAGAATTCGCCCGGTGGTCGGTTGCTCGACCCCGGCGATGATCTTCATCATGGTCGATTTACCAGCTCCGTTTTCCCCCACCAGGACGTTCACGGCACCGCGCCTGACCTCGAAGTCCGCGTGCCGTAGTGCGACAGTGCCGGAGTAGATCTTCGAGATCCCCTCGGCTTTAAGCACCACGTCCTGGTCAACCGGCGAGGTCACGACTTCGGTCCCAGTGTGAGTTCGGCCGGCGTGATGAGCGGTGGCTGGTCAAGCTTTTCCAGCGGAAAGACGCCGAGCACAGACACCTTGCGGCCAACCAACTGATCCCGTGGCAGGCCAGAGAGGAGAACGCGGTCCACCCGCGTATTGAGCGCCTTCCCGAACTGTGCATACTCAATCTGGTTCGTGAACGATGTGAAGGACACGAAGTCGAGGGCATCACGCAGTGCAGTACCCCGGATGGCCGGGCCGATCTGGATGGTGGCATCGGCCTTGCCGTCGCCGTCGACGTCCACGCCTGCCGTGGCCGCACGAGACGTGGTATCCGCGGTGACGACCTGCCCGTTGAATCTTGTAACGACAGTCCAGGGCGATCCGTCCTGCTTCTCACGGTACCCGTACTTGCGCCCGGCCTCGTCCAAGTTCTGGCGTGCCGCGGCCAGGATCTCAGGCAGCGCCCCGGCTTTCCGCCTCAAGTAGGGCATCGCCTTGGAATCCCACATCTCGTCCGCCATCCTGTCAGACGAGAACTCGGCATTTTGAGTGGGACTGCCGTCCGGCGATTTCGGCTGGTCTTTCGCGGCAGTCGCGACGATCTTGCATGCGCCGAGGGTCATGCAAGCTGCCAGAAGTGTCCCGATCTGAAGACTCCGGGTGAGCATCAGTCCTGCGTCCTATCGAGGGACCTGAGGGGTTGGCCACCCCTTGGAAAGATCAGAGATGGCCGAACGCGATCAGTTTGTCAGAGCGAAGGTCTCGAGCTTGCCTGCGTTTTCCGGCGTAATCAGGACGCAATCCATGAGCTGCTTCTCCTGTGCGGGTGCAGTCTTGGTCTTGATGTACTTATCGGCCTGCTCGACAGCGATCTCGGCCTGACGATAGGCCGGCTGAAGCACGGTCGCCTTGATCCCTCCGCTCTTGATCGAGTCGCGCACATCGTTGCTGCCATCAAACCCGACGACGATGACGTCCTTTCGGCCCGCCGCCGCCAAGGCAGCCCACGCACCCATAGCCATGGTATCGTTTCCTGAGATAACGCCCTTGATGTCGGGGTTGGCCTGCAGGATCGATTCCATCTTGCCGTAGGCTTCAGGCTGGCTCCAGTTTGCTGACTGGCGGGCAACCATTTTCATCTCGGGATAGTCATCGATGATGTCGTGATAGCCTTTCGAGCGGATGCCAGCATTGGTATCGGACTCCTTGCCGACCAATTCGACGAAATTGCCCTTCTCTCCCATGAGGCGGACGAATTCCTGGGCTCCCAGCTGAGCGCCCTGATAATTGTTGGAAACGATCTGCGCGACGGCGACGCCGGTGGCGTTAATCTCACGGTCGATGAGGAATGACGGGACGTTAGCGGTTTTGGCTTTTTGCACGGCTGCGACAGTGGCGTCCGCACCTGCATTATCGAGAATGATGGCCTTCGCCCCTCGAGCGATTGCGGTGT is a window of Microvirga ossetica DNA encoding:
- a CDS encoding phosphogluconate dehydrogenase C-terminal domain-containing protein, translating into MTKIALLGAGGKMGVRLATNLRGSRFDVDHVEISEDGRQRLASAIGVDCVDQDQALAGADVVVMAVPDRLIGKIAHSIIDKVRSGTAFIVLDAAAPHAGEMPNRPDVTYFVTHPCHPSVFNDETDPEAKNDFFGGVKAKQHIVCALMQGPEEHYALCEEIARTIYKPVIAAHRCTVEQIAILEPALSETVAITMCIALREATEEAIRRGVPRQAAVEFVLGHINIGLSIAFEVFPEGRFSDGALHAIEQAKPQIFREGWLERVFDPKAVMQSVKEICKAA
- a CDS encoding transcriptional regulator NanR, yielding MTAPTDAIVRRKLSDEVFDRLRLMVTSGELNPGDMMPSERELMERFRVGRPAIREAMQALNNMGLITITHGERARVRQLTARSLFEQVDATAQILLSTSPTSLYHLKNARRFFERGMVREAALKASKDDVAHLRQTLERQRHSLGNAAPFINEDMRFHAQIAAISGNPIFEAVSEAMLSWLKEYHTELLIWSGKEKFTLSEHEEIIDRIEAGDPDGAEAAMTKHLDRSASLYEHHPNSSEKDKAETKPNRKPSTRKPGRAKVSPKGR
- a CDS encoding sugar ABC transporter ATP-binding protein — its product is MTSPVDQDVVLKAEGISKIYSGTVALRHADFEVRRGAVNVLVGENGAGKSTMMKIIAGVEQPTTGRILVDGIPVELKNSADALRQGIGIVFQELNLFGNLSVAENIFAAREITHGVLGIDHREQERRAAEVLARLQARIDPGTLVETLRVGQQQLVEIAKAVMQDARILIMDEPTSALSAAEVEVLFRVIADLKARGVAIVYISHRLEELIRIGDFVTVLRDGQVTARSRIRDVGVPWIVRQMIGSDTKPFAKPDHHVIGPEVFRAEEVCLPRDTGGYLVDHVSLSVRAGEIVGIYGLLGAGRSEFLECIIGDHERASGSIFVEGTKLETKDVTSRIRHGISLIPEDRQREGLVPIQSVANNLTMASLHKFLRGFQIQSKAETGAVRKAIGDLTIKVSDPAIEVSALSGGNQQKVVIGKALMTGPKVLLMDEPSRGIDVGAKADVFKTMRQLAAEGLGILFVTSDLEEVMALSDRIAVLSNGRLIDVFDRATATQDQIVEASAVGHRPQPLLQPTQG
- a CDS encoding Gfo/Idh/MocA family protein, with translation MMELRGALIGCGFFAANHLHAWQDAPGATIIAICDRDSARLADYGDRFGIQSRYTDAADLFAREKLDFVDIATTVGTHRVLVEMAAQHRVPAICQKPFAPSMDDARAMVRACEAAGIPLMVHENFRWQTPIQAVADVIRSGRIGRPFFARVSFRSAYDVFSGQPYLAEGERFIIEDLGIHILDIARFLLGDASRIAARTQRVNPAIRGEDVATMLLDHTNGATSVVDCSYATRLATEPFPETLVEVDGSDGSIRIGQGYQMVVTSPQGVETRDVAPTLLPWASKPWHTIQESVLAIQSHWVECLRQRQEPATSGHDNLKTLALVEAAYRSAATGRTIDLTNG
- a CDS encoding DUF2291 family protein, with the protein product MLTRSLQIGTLLAACMTLGACKIVATAAKDQPKSPDGSPTQNAEFSSDRMADEMWDSKAMPYLRRKAGALPEILAAARQNLDEAGRKYGYREKQDGSPWTVVTRFNGQVVTADTTSRAATAGVDVDGDGKADATIQIGPAIRGTALRDALDFVSFTSFTNQIEYAQFGKALNTRVDRVLLSGLPRDQLVGRKVSVLGVFPLEKLDQPPLITPAELTLGPKS
- a CDS encoding ribulose-bisphosphate carboxylase large subunit family protein, which codes for MSDPTRIEADYLIETTFEPRAAAEAMAGEQSSGTFVPVPGETPELKARSAARIEALDIQNGEIPQPSLPGSANPKGVADPIRRQARVTLSWPLDNIGPSLPNLVATVAGNLFELRQFSGLRLLDMRLPTAFAQGYPGPKFGISGTRRLAGVEALPLIGTIIKPSVGFGPEETAALTKTLCEAGIDFIKDDELQSDGPHCPFDERVRAVMRVINDHEDRTGKKVMYAFNLTGELDQMRRRHDLVLELGGTCIMASLNSVGLVGMVELGRFSQLPIHAHRNGWGYLSRSPVLGWSYVAWQKIWRLAGADHMHVNGLQSKFSESDESVITSARACLTPMFADKPCITMPVFSSGQSAKQAPGTYAGLESADLIVTAGGGIMAHPDGPAAGVSGLREAWEATLAGIPLGDYAREHPALAKALEARSA
- a CDS encoding ABC transporter permease; this translates as MAATQTIGNSRTAWNGSAVALGLMKLRTFIALFAVLIFFSVAAPNFLSTANLVLMSKHVALNAILAIGMTFVIVTGGIDLSIGSIVGLCGMVAGGLLLYGIDLQIGWTIYFNVVEVILITLAVGVLIGAINGLLITRLNVAPFIATLGTLYMARGIALLSSDGRTFPNLVGKPELGTTGFGILGSGTLLGLPLSIWILVAIGAMASYVARKMPLGRHIFAVGGNERAAALSGIRVRRVKMLVYMFSGFCAATVGLIISSELMASHPATGETFELNAIAAAVLGGTSMSGGRGSVGGTIIGAFVIGVLSDGLVMMGVSSFWQTVIKGLVIVAAVVVDQAQHRLQQRVASLQLARTV
- a CDS encoding four-carbon acid sugar kinase family protein encodes the protein MSDMAVSNVLPDGLLVSFYGDDFTGSTSVMEALTFAGLPTVLFLDTPTAEQFARFAGYRGIGIAGIARSQSPNWMTANLPRIFETMAALNAPIAHYKVCSTFDSAPHVGSIGRAIDLAAPKLGGDWHPLIVADPPIGRYQVFGNLFAVADDVGYRLDRHPTMSCHPVTPMSEADVRRHLQQQTNKDIGLVDYLALKRGEAVTRLKDERARGAEIVAIDVADGETLAAAGRLVWENRGDRIFAVGSQGLENALVAHWQATGLLDKPRREFRSASVERIVCVSGSCSPVTAGQIAFAEQNGFAGIRLDAAQAADRREWERELGRAEDQALAAIAAERDPLVFTAAGPDDPALACVASAVEASGQSAGEINDRIGSGLGRILDRVMRRARLTRAVIAGGDTSGHAARELGIYALTATAPIAPGSPLCRAYTDDPAHAQLEIALKGGQIGAPDFFCAVRQGGACPQY
- a CDS encoding D-ribose ABC transporter substrate-binding protein, yielding MRATRLMLGAAVAASLSLGVSGASAADLIAIITPSHDNPFFKAEADGAKAKAEALGYETVVLVHNDDANKQSQLIDTAIARGAKAIILDNAGADATVAAVQKAKTANVPSFLIDREINATGVAVAQIVSNNYQGAQLGAQEFVRLMGEKGNFVELVGKESDTNAGIRSKGYHDIIDDYPEMKMVARQSANWSQPEAYGKMESILQANPDIKGVISGNDTMAMGAWAALAAAGRKDVIVVGFDGSNDVRDSIKSGGIKATVLQPAYRQAEIAVEQADKYIKTKTAPAQEKQLMDCVLITPENAGKLETFALTN